In Vanessa cardui chromosome 6, ilVanCard2.1, whole genome shotgun sequence, the following proteins share a genomic window:
- the LOC124530472 gene encoding uncharacterized protein LOC124530472, translating into MEALYSLQDELFDNLVKAERNFKKTGKERIRRQYLETRLEVLEQLFKDFRETHKEIVVKGKNKKEAYFTEGKYETFEELYMQYKSSLLETLQQFLPPVSDLSYTAATVKAKENCSDVKLPRIQLPTFGENLGIKTETWDTIVVYLVVSKLDTESIKQWEQHLNTRGDELPTWIQLRDYLEYRFRSLEMIDTNGKRDMQAKPAIKSKSFHASVEKEKEDKAKSKQECPLCHESHYINQCKRFSLMKPKERQAFVQTAKLCFNCLVPTHAVIKCRQPFSCKKCGRRHHTMLHFERDNQETTREQATVVPSSETHHERASTSRGDTNITATFSRRELQPNSVLLATAKVKVFHSNGLKYIIRALIDQGSQASFVSESTVQLLGLVRKPVSGWVSGLGDGRMKIKHTVLLHLESRHNPTSYIIVKAYVLHSLTSLLPSTKLNIPKWVEMDNHSLADPTYAVPGKIDILLGAEIYSEILLDGVIKHPDCNILAQNTLFGWILSGKMSKGPQALVKDNFNSMHLQIKEDELLKKFWEMEDEPNLVRKEMTDSEKVCEDLFNLTTIRDKEGRFIVRLPFATENPKCMYGNTEERAIKRLEYLERKLLKDPKLREEYNKVMSEYLSMNHMRVVSESELQNPKVVYLPHHAVVREDKDTTKVRVVFDASSKGDNSVSLNDELLVGPRLQQDLRHILMRWRHPKICIVADIVKMYRMVRVAEEDTEFQRLVWRFNPTEPIQRYKLLRLTFGTACAPYLAVKVLHRLAELEGKKYPLAASITKQCFYMDDLMTGVDTVPEAMQVYEEMNELMRRGCFELQKWNSNNEEFLERIAPIIRWEGNQTRPEGAQA; encoded by the exons ATGGAGGCACTTTATTCATTACAAGATGAGTTGTTCGACAATTTAGTAAAAGCGGAGAGAAATTTTAAGAAGACTGGGAAAGAAAGAATTAGACGTCAGTATTTAGAAACGAGATTAGAGGTGTTAGAACAactatttaaagattttagagAAACACACAAGGAGATTGTTGTTAAAGGGAAAAATAAGAAAGAAGCATATTTTACAGAAGGAAAATATGAGACATTTGAGGAGTTATATATGCAGTATAAATCGAGTTTACTAGAAACCTTGCAACAGTTTTTGCCGCCAGTTTCCGACTTATCTTACACAGCAGCTACTGTTAAAGCGAAAGAAAATTGCAGTGATGTTAAACTACCTCGCATACAACTACCTACTTTTGGGG AGAATTTGGGCATTAAGACTGAGACTTGGGACACAATTGTCGTTTACTTAGTTGTGTCTAAATTGGACACGGAATCTATCAAACAATGGGAGCAGCATTTAAACACGAGAGGTGATGAGTTGCCCACTTGGATACAATTGAGAGATTATTTAGAATACAGATTCCGCTCCTTGGAAATGATAGATACGAACGGAAAACGTGATATGCAAGCTAAGCCTGcgattaaatcaaaatcatttcATGCATCAGTAGAGAAGGAGAAAGAGGACAAGGCTAAGTCTAAACAAGAGTGTCCGTTGTGCCACGAAAGTCATTATATCAACCAATGCAAGCGTTTTAGTCTTATGAAACCTAAAGAAAGACAGGCTTTCGTTCAAACAGCTAAACTATGTTTTAATTGTCTAGTACCAACTCATGCGGTCATAAAGTGTCGTCAACCATTCAGTTGTAAAAAATGTGGAAGGAGACATCACACGATGTTACATTTTGAGAGAGATAACCAGGAAACAACCAGAGAGCAAGCAACTGTAGTGCCATCGAGTGAAACACATCATGAGAGAGCGAGTACATCACGAGGTGATACAAACATAACTGCTACATTTTCTAGAAGGGAGCTACAACCCAACAGCGTGCTACTTGCGACGGCTAAGGTCAAGGTATTTCATTCTAATGGTCTTAAGTATATTATTCGTGCTTTAATTGACCAAGGGTCTCAGGCATCTTTTGTATCCGAGTCTACTGTGCAATTATTAGGTCTTGTACGTAAACCAGTGAGTGGCTGGGTGTCAGGGTTAGGAGATGGTCGTATGAAAATTAAACACACAGTTTTACTTCACTTGGAATCGCGTCATAATCCTACTAGTTATATCATAGTTAAAGCTTATGTATTGCATTCTTTAACGTCACTACTACCATCAACCAAATTGAATATTCCCAAATGGGTGGAAATGGACAATCATTCTTTAGCAGATCCTACATACGCTGTGCCAGGTAAAATTGACATATTACTAGGTGCAGAGATTTATAGTGAAATACTACTTGATGGTGTTATTAAGCATCCTGATTGTAATATATTAGCACAAAATACGTTGTTTGGATGGATTTTGTCAGGAAAAATGTCAAAAGGACCTCAAGCTTtagtaaaagataattttaatagcaTGCATTTACAGATAAAAGAGGACGAGCTGCTTAAGAAATTTTGGGAGATGGAAGATGAGCCTAACTTGGTAAGGAAGGAGATGACTGATAGTGAGAAGGTATGtgaggatttgtttaatttaactaCAATAAGAGATAAAGAAGGAAGATTCATAGTGAGATTACCCTTTGCAACGGAAAATCCTAAATGTATGTATGGCAATACAGAAGAGAGAGCAATAAAAAGGTTAGAATATTTGGAGAGAAAGCTATTGAAAGATCCAAAGTTGAGAgaagaatataataaagttatgagTGAGTATTTGAGTATGAATCATATGAGAGTGGTGTCTGAGAGTGAATTACAGAATCCTAAAGTTGTCTATCTTCCTCACCATGCTGTAGTGAGAGAAGACAAAGACACTACAAAAGTAAGAGTCGTTTTTGACGCTTCGAGCAAGGGTGACAATAGCGTGTCACTAAACGATGAGCTTCTTGTTGGGCCAAGGTTACAACAAGATTTGAGGCACATATTGATGAGATGGCGTCATCCTAAAATATGTATCGTAGCAGATATTGTCAAAATGTATCGGATGGTGAGAGTGGCTGAGGAAGACACTgaattccagagattagtctgGAGGTTTAATCCAACAGAGCCCATACAacgttacaaattattacgtttaacGTTCGGTACAGCATGCGCACCATATTTAGCCGTGAAGGTATTGCATAGACTAGCTGAGTTGGAAGGGAAGAAGTATCCATTAGCTGCGAGCATTACAAAACAGTGTTTCTATATGGATGATTTAATGACGGGAGTTGACACAGTTCCTGAGGCAATGCAAGTTTATGAGGAGATGAATGAGCTAATGAGGAGGGGTTGTTTTGAGTTACAAAAATGGAATAGTAACAATGAGGAGTTTTTAGAGCGTATTG CTCCCATAATCCGATGGGAGGGCAATCAGACACGACCAGAGGGAGCTCAGGCGTAA